The following proteins are co-located in the Engraulis encrasicolus isolate BLACKSEA-1 chromosome 2, IST_EnEncr_1.0, whole genome shotgun sequence genome:
- the epn2 gene encoding epsin-2 has protein sequence MPSSTIRRQMKNVVNNYSEAEKKVREATSNDPWGPSSSVMSEIADLTYNVVAFSEIMSMIWKRLNDHGKNWRHVYKALTLLDYLIKTGSERVALQCKENIFAIQTLKDFQYVDRDGKDQGVNVREKSKQLVSLLKDEERLKGERSQALKTKERMAQVATSVGSGSAAAVGGGGGAGSGGMGFGRGSSQPNLSTSYSEEYGRSEGSPASYHGSTSPNASSELEQARPQTSGEEELQLQLALAMSREAAEQEERMRRGDDLRLQMALEESKKENPKVPKKKKEPQSALMDLMDTVPEGPADQAPDPWGAPAGAAAAAPDPWQAYGAAPKPAVDPWSLPGASASVTPMKSADPWGAPAAPVADPWGSAPKASESFDLFSASNGTSREDLSEFDSLRAMAATGDRIGSSALPSQTSMSVSPDLFDLQPGGGPTRKTPESFLGPNAALVNLDSLVTKPPQQPAPIINPFLAAGAAPVPAPAPAQNPFQINQPQPPTLNQMRVSPMPGFGGLSQRSADPLPLSSLPPTGPGAVGMVPLAPMAPLMPTPMGIPTSMSLPQPLMSGGLPPSGPAAQAGTTTNPFLL, from the exons ATGCCGAGCTCCACCATCCGCAGGCAGATGAAGAATGTGGTGAACAACTACTCGGAGGCGGAGAAGAAGGTGCGGGAGGCCACCTCAAACGACCCGTGGGGCCCATCCAGCTCAGTCATGTCCGAGATCGCAGACCTCACCTACAACGTCGTGGCCTTCTCGGAGATCATGAGCATGATCTGGAAGCGCCTGAACGACCACGGCAAGAACTGGCGGCACGTCTACAAGGCCCTGACGTTGCTGGACTATCTGATCAAGACGGGCTCGGAGCGCGTGGCCCTGCAGTGCAAGGAGAACATCTTCGCCATCCAGACGCTGAAGGACTTCCAGTACGTGGATCGCGACGGCAAGGACCAGGGCGTGAACGTGCGGGAGAAGTCCAAGCAGCTGGTGTCGCTGCTCAAGGACGAGGAGCGACTGAAGGGGGAACGCTCGCAGGCCCTCAAGACCAAGGAGCGTATGGCGCAGGTGGCCACCAGCGTGGGCAGCGGCAGTGCAGCAGcagttggtggtggaggtggtgctggTAGTGGTGGCATGGGCTTTGGCCGCGGCTCCAGCCAGCCTAACCTGTCCACCAGCTACTCGGAGGAGTACGGACGCTCGGAGGGATCGCCGGCTTCATATCATGGAT CAACGTCTCCTAATGCCTCGTCGGAGCTGGAGCAGGCACGACCCCAGACCAGCGGGGAAGAGGAACTGCAACTGCAGCTGGCCCTGGCCATGAGCCGAGAGGCAGCTGAACag GAGGAGCGTATGCGCCGCGGAGATGACCTAAGGCTTCAGATGGCACTGGAAGAAAGCAAAAAAGAGAACCCGAAAGTcccgaagaaaaagaaagag CCCCAGTCGGCCCTGATGGATCTGATGGACACTGTGCCGGAGGGCCCTGCGGACCAGGCGCCCGACCCCTGGGGAGCCCCCGCAGGAGCAGCTGCTGCAGCTCCAGACCCCTGGCAGGCATACG GTGCTGCCCCTAAGCCTGCTGTGGACCCCTGGAGCCTCCCGGGGGCCTCTGCCTCAGTCACCCCCATGAAGAGTGCTGATCCCTGGGGAGCGCCTGCTGCCCCTGTTGCCGACCCCTGGGGCTCTGCCCCCAAAGCCTCAG AGAGCTTTGACCTGTTCAGCGCATCAAATGGTACTTCCCGAGAGGACCTGTCAGAGTTTGACAGCCTCCGCGCCATGGCAGCCACTG GTGATCGTATAGGAAGTTCTGCACTGCCCTCTCAGACCAGCATGTCTGTGAGTCCCGACCTGTTTGACCTTCAGCCCGGCGGCGGCCCTACCAGGAAAACCCCCGAGTCCTTCCTGGGCCCCAACGCAGCGCTGGTCAACCTGGACTCCCTGGTGACCAAGCCCCCCCAGCAGCCCGCCCCCATCATCAACCCCTTCCTAGCAGCAG GTGCTGCGCCAGTGCCAGCCCCTGCACCAGCCCAGAACCCTTTCCAGATCAACCAGCCACAGCCCCCCACCCTCAACCAGATGCGTGTGAGCCCCATGCCGGGCTTCGGTGGGCTGTCCCAGCGGAGCGCCGACCCCCTGCCCCTTTCCTCCTTGCCCCCCACTGGCCCAGGCGCGGTTGGTATGGTGCCCCTGGCGCCCATGGCCCCGCTGATGCCCACTCCCATGGGCATCCCCACCTCCATGTCCCTGCCCCAGCCGCTCATGAGCGGGGGCCTGCCGCCCTCTGGCCCCGCCGCCCAGGCtggcaccaccaccaaccccttcCTGTTGTGA